The following proteins come from a genomic window of Sorghum bicolor cultivar BTx623 chromosome 3, Sorghum_bicolor_NCBIv3, whole genome shotgun sequence:
- the LOC8075565 gene encoding mannan endo-1,4-beta-mannosidase 2, with amino-acid sequence MAVGSGLALYHVLGVATCVALLYFTFGEVDLRHISLPSMPASASVPGSWSSSSRAAAAVAAPFVERRGAQLFLDGRPFYANGWNSYWLMDQAVEPRSRDRVSRMFRTGAEMGLTVCRSWAFNDGAYNALQVSPGHFDERVFKALDRVLVEAARHGVRLILSLANNLEAYGGKTQYVRWAWEEGVGLSASNDSFFYDPAIRDYFKVYLKTLLTRKNHLTGVEYRDDPTILAWELMNEPRCTTDPSGDTLQRWMEEMAAYVKSIDKKHLLTVGTEGFYGPTSPQEKLNVNPGIWKDNNYGSDFIRNAKIPDIDFASIHLYPDTWLQQQHATVDEKLKFVKRWVASHIEDGDRELGKPVLTTEFGLSHRAKGFDHAHRDVFYKAVYDIVYRSAVRGGAGAGAFVWQLAVEDMEEFHDDFSVVPSEHPSLHRLIKSQSCRLARLRRGVAGEEAKRTLSVCAAGSS; translated from the exons ATGGCGGTGGGCAGCGGCCTGGCCCTGTACCACGTCCTCGGCGTGGCCACCTGCGTGGCGCTGCTCTACTTCACCTTCGGCGAGGTGGACCTCCGCCACATTTCCCTCCCTTCCAtgcccgcctccgcctccgtccCCGGCTCGTGGTCCTCCTCCTCCCGCGCGGCGGCCGCCGTGGCGGCGCCCTTCGTGGAGCGGCGCGGCGCGCAGCTGTTCCTGGACGGGCGGCCGTTCTACGCCAACGGGTGGAACTCCTACTGGCTCATGGACCAGGCCGTGGAGCCGAGGTCCCGGGACCGCGTCTCCCGCATGTTCCGCACCGGCGCCGAGATGGGCCTCACCGTCTGCCGCTCCTGGGCGTTCAACGACGGCGCCTACAACGCCCTCCAGGTCTCCCCCGGCCACttcgacgagcgcgtcttcaag GCGCTGGACCGGGTGCTCGTGGAGGCCGCGCGGCACGGGGTGCGGCTCATCCTCAGCCTGGCCAACAACCTGGAGGCGTACGGTGGGAAGACGCAGTACGTGCGGTGGGCGTGGGAGGAGGGCGTCGGCCTCTCCGCCTCCAACGATTCCTTCTTCTACGACCCGGCCATCCGCGATTACTTCAAAGTCTACCTCAAG ACGCTGCTGACGAGGAAGAACCACTTGACAGGGGTGGAGTACAGGGACGACCCCACCATCCTGGCGTGGGAGCTGATGAACGAGCCCCGCTGCACCACGGACCCGTCCGGCGACACGCTGCAG CGCTGGATGGAGGAGATGGCCGCGTACGTCAAGTCCATCGACAAGAAGCACCTGCTCACCGTCGGCACCGAGGGATTCTACGGGCCGACGAGCCCCCAGGAGAAGCTGAACGTCAATCCTGGCATTTGGAAGGACAACAACTACGGCTCCGACTTCATCCGCAACGCCAAGATCCCAGACATCGACTTCGCTTCCATCCACCTCTACCCTGACACCTG gctgcagcagcagcacgcgACGGTGGACGAGAAGCTCAAGTTCGTGAAGCGGTGGGTCGCGTCCCACATCGAGGACGGGGACAGGGAGCTGGGCAAGCCGGTGCTCACCACCGAGTTCGGCCTCTCGCACCGCGCCAAGGGCTTCGACCACGCCCACCGCGACGTCTTCTACAAGGCCGTCTACGACATCGTGTACAGGTCGGCCgtccgcggcggcgccggcgccggcgccttcGTGTGGCAGCTCGCCGTGGAGGACATGGAGGAGTTCCACGACGACTTCTCCGTCGTGCCCAGCGAGCACCCGTCGCTGCACAGGCTCATCAAGTCGCAGTCGTGTAGGCTGGCCAGGCTCAGGCGCGGGGTTGCGGGGGAGGAGGCCAAGCGGACGCTGTCGGTGTGCGCCGCCGGCTCGTCGTAG